A portion of the Sulfurospirillum diekertiae genome contains these proteins:
- a CDS encoding GGDEF domain-containing response regulator: MAREKILIVEDNKALSKLIVKKMESNLDFDVDMAYTFEEAQNLVEKDSDYFVALLDLNLPDAPDGEVVDMILAHKIPSIILTGSMEKEIREKILKKDVIDYVYKGNIDDVNYIFTLIERLHKNRDIKVLVVDDSMATRAQIKSLLQHQMFKVLVAAHGEEALAFLEDNPDIKLVLTDYLMPVIDGVELTKEIRKRYSKNEISIIAMTGTNADLISAKFLKIGANDFINKPFTREEIACRINNSLDALEYIAKIEDMAQNDFLSGLANRRYFFDAMQEYFKEAKRKNESFAIGLIDVDNFKQINDTLGHRVGDTVIVELAKTLQKHLTHDHFIARLGGDEFCVVLKNIDQKKALEFFIKLNHAVAGLHIHTKEKKDLSISVSIGVTFGDLESVEEMINQADKALYIAKKNGRNRVEVS; this comes from the coding sequence ATGGCACGAGAGAAAATTTTAATCGTTGAAGACAATAAAGCACTGTCTAAACTGATTGTTAAAAAAATGGAATCAAATCTTGATTTTGATGTCGACATGGCATACACTTTTGAAGAGGCACAAAATCTTGTTGAAAAAGATAGTGACTATTTTGTAGCATTGCTGGATCTTAATCTTCCTGATGCCCCAGATGGCGAAGTGGTTGATATGATTTTGGCACATAAAATTCCTTCTATTATTCTTACGGGCTCAATGGAAAAAGAGATTCGTGAAAAGATTTTGAAAAAAGATGTGATTGATTATGTCTATAAAGGCAACATTGATGATGTCAATTATATTTTTACACTGATTGAACGACTTCATAAAAATCGTGATATTAAAGTGTTGGTTGTGGATGATTCCATGGCAACACGCGCACAGATCAAGTCTTTATTACAGCACCAAATGTTTAAAGTCCTTGTGGCAGCACATGGTGAAGAAGCGCTTGCTTTTTTAGAGGACAATCCCGATATTAAGCTTGTTTTGACGGACTATCTTATGCCTGTCATTGATGGGGTTGAGCTAACCAAAGAGATTCGTAAGCGCTACAGCAAAAATGAAATTTCTATTATTGCGATGACAGGGACAAATGCGGATCTCATCTCTGCTAAATTTCTAAAAATTGGTGCCAATGATTTTATCAATAAACCTTTTACGCGAGAAGAGATTGCGTGTCGTATTAACAATTCGTTGGATGCATTAGAGTATATTGCTAAAATTGAAGATATGGCGCAAAATGATTTTCTCAGTGGACTTGCTAACAGACGATATTTCTTTGATGCGATGCAAGAGTATTTTAAAGAGGCAAAAAGGAAAAATGAGTCATTTGCTATAGGCTTAATTGATGTAGATAACTTTAAACAGATCAATGATACGTTAGGGCATCGTGTTGGCGATACGGTTATCGTTGAATTAGCAAAGACACTTCAAAAACATCTAACCCATGATCATTTTATTGCTCGTTTGGGCGGTGATGAGTTTTGTGTCGTGCTTAAAAATATTGACCAAAAAAAGGCATTGGAGTTTTTCATTAAGCTTAATCATGCGGTTGCAGGATTACACATACATACTAAAGAGAAAAAAGATCTTAGTATCAGTGTTTCTATTGGTGTGACGTTTGGAGATTTAGAAAGTGTGGAAGAGATGATCAATCAAGCAGATAAAGCACTGTACATTGCAAAGAAAAATGGCAGAAATAGAGTTGAGGTTTCTTAA
- a CDS encoding KdsC family phosphatase, with protein MIELLVFDVDGCLTDGGITYGNSDAEEFKTFNVKDGFGIVSWMKLGRKTAIITGRSSQVVDKRAKELGINYLYQDVKNKKAVLQEILDKEGLSFNQVAAIGDDLNDVSLLRSVGLSFAPADALPMVLQSVDVVLHKEGGKAAVREMIDIVVEKENLSEAFVNLWL; from the coding sequence ATGATTGAATTATTGGTTTTTGATGTTGATGGCTGCCTCACCGATGGTGGAATTACCTATGGAAACAGTGATGCTGAAGAGTTTAAAACATTTAATGTCAAAGATGGTTTTGGCATTGTCTCATGGATGAAATTGGGACGTAAAACAGCAATCATTACGGGACGAAGTTCTCAGGTAGTTGATAAGCGAGCCAAAGAACTTGGCATTAATTATTTGTATCAAGACGTCAAAAATAAAAAAGCTGTTTTACAAGAAATTTTGGATAAAGAAGGACTCTCATTTAACCAAGTCGCTGCTATTGGTGATGATTTAAATGATGTGTCATTGTTACGTTCTGTTGGCCTTTCGTTCGCTCCAGCCGATGCCTTACCTATGGTTTTGCAATCTGTTGATGTTGTATTACATAAAGAGGGTGGAAAAGCGGCGGTTAGAGAGATGATCGACATTGTGGTCGAGAAAGAAAACTTGAGTGAGGCATTTGTAAACCTTTGGCTGTAA
- the lptA gene encoding lipopolysaccharide transport periplasmic protein LptA: MKKLIALCLCASSILLAAEVEVTADKFFADDKKKISTFEGHVIVIKESDKLTANKVVIEFDDKKQPIRYIATGNAKGNLTMNQKKYYGEAEKMTYEPSKSLYTLEKKAFLHEIETDKKVYGDFIRADQNSGQYQVDGKGAAPVKFIFKVEDKKQ, encoded by the coding sequence ATGAAAAAACTGATAGCACTCTGTTTATGCGCTTCAAGCATCCTTTTGGCAGCAGAAGTAGAAGTCACTGCCGATAAATTTTTCGCTGATGATAAAAAGAAAATCAGCACCTTTGAAGGTCACGTGATCGTGATTAAAGAGAGCGATAAACTGACCGCGAATAAAGTTGTCATAGAGTTTGATGATAAAAAACAACCCATACGCTATATTGCAACAGGTAATGCCAAAGGCAATTTAACGATGAATCAAAAAAAATATTATGGTGAAGCGGAAAAAATGACGTATGAACCATCAAAAAGCCTCTATACTTTGGAGAAAAAAGCCTTTTTGCATGAGATTGAAACGGATAAAAAAGTGTATGGTGATTTCATCCGAGCTGATCAGAACAGTGGCCAGTATCAAGTCGATGGGAAAGGTGCAGCTCCTGTCAAATTTATCTTCAAAGTTGAGGATAAAAAACAGTGA
- a CDS encoding cupin domain-containing protein, whose amino-acid sequence MALVEQAFITPKNHVDFKAHPIINNQKDELLDCAIAFISPNGGGPNPDHIHVHDHFFTVIKGEIEIHSDNNRILLKEGMSYRVNGQSMHSVWNKGDIEAQVLGISLLQKNCI is encoded by the coding sequence ATGGCACTTGTCGAGCAAGCTTTTATCACACCTAAAAATCATGTAGATTTTAAAGCACACCCTATTATAAATAATCAAAAAGATGAGTTATTGGATTGCGCTATAGCTTTCATATCACCCAATGGCGGTGGTCCGAATCCTGATCATATTCATGTACATGATCACTTTTTTACAGTTATTAAGGGTGAAATCGAAATACATAGTGATAATAATAGAATTTTGTTAAAAGAGGGTATGTCATACCGTGTGAATGGTCAAAGTATGCATTCCGTGTGGAATAAAGGAGATATAGAAGCACAAGTTCTTGGTATTTCTTTACTTCAAAAGAATTGTATATAA
- the mrdA gene encoding penicillin-binding protein 2: MRIKIVLTIFISVWIALLVRVYYISIKSNAYYEEIAKQNAVKVDELAPLRGVILDRNLNPLSVNRLGFSIRIKPRLSYKVNRAVLDEEIAFLADLLPDYSIKEMTKEYLKADSPYNHDFVDVISFVPYDKLIPHFAKISQHENLRIEITSKRHYPYGALASHVIGYVGKSNTQDISEDETGTAKLVGFSGKTGIEKYYNDVLRGTKGEKKTKVTAFNQEIEQVSKTLPKSNDLVLSLDLELQRYIAELFGTDSGAVVVLNAQTGEILAAASFPEYDLNKFVSGITQEEWIVLANDLNHPFTNKLVNGLYPPGSVVKMGVGLAMMNSGIINPTTSFESTGTMELGGRVFRDWKKEGHGMISYVRAIKESCDDYFYKASLKVGIDNIAPFLTKIGFATKTGIDLPREFTGTVPSREWKKARFGKGWSQGETLITSIGQGYFLVTPVQIAKYTAFLATGNGVTPHFISKINDETITFPADPNIVSESEKRFLKVTREGMFEVANVPGGTAVNHIKVTAPFKIAAKTGTAQVVGISQTDKKRMREEDMDYFQRSHAWLTTFGPYDNPQYVVTVLVEHGSHGGSEGGPIASKIYDKLYQMGYITVDVSKGK; the protein is encoded by the coding sequence GTGAGAATTAAGATTGTTCTTACTATCTTCATTTCGGTGTGGATTGCCCTGCTCGTTAGGGTTTATTATATTAGCATTAAATCTAATGCCTATTATGAAGAGATTGCTAAACAAAATGCGGTCAAAGTAGATGAGTTAGCCCCTTTACGTGGGGTTATTTTAGATCGCAATCTTAATCCACTCTCTGTCAATCGTTTAGGTTTTTCTATTCGGATTAAACCGAGGCTCAGTTACAAAGTCAATCGTGCTGTTTTAGATGAAGAAATTGCTTTTTTAGCAGACCTTTTACCTGATTACAGTATCAAAGAGATGACCAAAGAATATCTCAAAGCAGATTCTCCTTACAATCATGACTTTGTAGATGTTATTTCCTTTGTTCCGTACGATAAACTCATTCCTCATTTTGCAAAAATTTCGCAACATGAAAATCTTAGAATTGAGATTACTTCCAAACGACATTATCCTTATGGTGCATTAGCGTCACATGTCATTGGGTATGTGGGTAAATCGAATACACAAGATATTTCTGAAGATGAAACAGGAACAGCAAAGTTAGTTGGCTTCTCTGGTAAAACGGGTATCGAAAAATATTACAATGATGTTTTACGTGGCACAAAAGGGGAGAAAAAAACAAAAGTTACGGCTTTTAACCAAGAGATTGAGCAAGTCAGTAAAACACTTCCTAAAAGCAATGATTTGGTTTTAAGTCTTGATTTGGAGTTACAACGTTATATTGCAGAACTTTTTGGTACTGATAGTGGTGCCGTCGTTGTTCTGAATGCACAAACAGGTGAAATTTTAGCTGCAGCGAGTTTTCCAGAATACGATCTTAACAAATTCGTCAGCGGCATTACACAAGAGGAATGGATTGTTCTTGCCAATGATCTCAACCATCCTTTTACCAATAAATTGGTGAATGGACTTTATCCTCCAGGGTCTGTTGTAAAAATGGGCGTAGGTCTTGCGATGATGAATTCAGGTATTATCAATCCTACAACGAGCTTTGAATCAACAGGTACGATGGAACTTGGAGGTAGGGTGTTTCGTGATTGGAAAAAAGAGGGGCATGGTATGATCTCGTATGTTCGTGCTATTAAAGAAAGTTGTGATGACTATTTTTACAAAGCAAGCCTCAAAGTCGGTATCGACAACATTGCTCCATTTTTGACAAAAATCGGTTTTGCGACAAAAACAGGGATTGATTTACCTCGTGAATTTACAGGAACGGTTCCAAGTCGTGAGTGGAAAAAAGCACGTTTTGGAAAAGGGTGGTCTCAAGGAGAAACCCTGATCACGTCAATTGGTCAAGGATATTTTCTCGTGACACCCGTACAAATTGCTAAATACACTGCTTTTTTAGCAACGGGCAATGGTGTCACACCTCATTTTATCAGTAAAATAAACGATGAAACGATTACTTTCCCAGCGGATCCAAACATTGTCAGTGAAAGTGAAAAACGCTTTTTGAAAGTTACCCGTGAAGGTATGTTTGAAGTCGCCAATGTTCCTGGTGGAACAGCCGTAAATCATATCAAAGTAACAGCACCTTTTAAAATAGCCGCTAAAACGGGAACCGCACAAGTAGTGGGTATTTCGCAAACCGATAAAAAACGTATGCGAGAAGAGGATATGGATTATTTCCAACGTTCTCATGCTTGGCTTACTACATTTGGACCTTATGACAACCCTCAATATGTTGTAACGGTTCTTGTTGAACATGGTAGCCATGGTGGATCGGAAGGTGGTCCAATCGCCTCAAAAATTTATGATAAACTTTATCAAATGGGATACATCACTGTTGATGTGTCAAAAGGAAAATGA
- a CDS encoding DJ-1/PfpI family protein, with protein sequence MITFGIVIFPNVEELDFVAPFEVLSYANKVQPNSTKVLLIAPSLEPVHAFNGLRILPDVTFENCPTLDILLFPGGKGRMTWMKETSMQNFIQKHSKEVTYLTSVCTGAFFLAEAGVLKGKEATTYYTAFDELAAYGVNVVSSKVVRDGKIITAAGVSSGLELGFYLLRELFGAPLAQEVSERIEYNIDITTI encoded by the coding sequence ATGATAACCTTCGGTATTGTTATCTTTCCAAACGTCGAAGAGCTTGATTTTGTAGCACCTTTTGAGGTACTGAGTTACGCTAACAAAGTGCAACCTAACAGCACAAAAGTCCTTTTAATTGCTCCCAGTTTAGAGCCTGTACACGCCTTCAATGGTTTGAGAATTTTGCCTGATGTAACGTTTGAAAACTGTCCTACGTTAGATATTTTACTTTTTCCAGGTGGAAAGGGGCGCATGACATGGATGAAAGAGACTTCTATGCAAAACTTTATTCAAAAACACTCCAAAGAGGTGACCTACTTAACATCGGTCTGCACAGGAGCATTTTTTCTTGCTGAAGCAGGAGTGCTCAAAGGGAAAGAAGCAACCACCTATTACACTGCTTTTGATGAACTAGCCGCTTATGGTGTCAATGTTGTCTCATCTAAAGTAGTCCGTGATGGAAAGATTATTACCGCTGCTGGTGTAAGTTCTGGTTTGGAGCTAGGTTTTTACCTTTTACGTGAACTCTTTGGAGCACCTTTAGCACAAGAGGTGTCAGAAAGAATAGAATATAATATTGATATTACAACAATATAA
- a CDS encoding N-acetyltransferase, translating to MISYTKAKLSDIIHMQEVVKPEVEKGIILFRSSDEMATNIRSYILAKEDDQIIGFGALHFHADNLAEIRSLVVKEGFRGHGVGKGIIQNLLIDGENLGVKKVFTLTYQKAFFESVGFSEIPKEALPTHKIWADCIKCKHFPICDEIALIKTI from the coding sequence ATGATAAGTTATACTAAAGCAAAACTGAGTGATATTATCCATATGCAAGAGGTTGTGAAACCTGAAGTCGAAAAAGGAATTATTCTCTTCCGCAGTTCCGATGAAATGGCAACCAATATTCGTTCATATATTCTTGCCAAAGAGGATGATCAGATTATTGGATTTGGAGCTTTACATTTCCATGCAGATAATTTAGCAGAGATTAGAAGCCTTGTTGTCAAAGAGGGTTTTCGAGGTCATGGCGTTGGAAAAGGAATTATTCAAAACCTTTTGATTGATGGAGAAAATTTAGGTGTTAAAAAAGTCTTCACCTTGACCTATCAAAAAGCTTTTTTTGAATCTGTTGGTTTTTCTGAAATCCCCAAAGAGGCACTGCCTACTCATAAAATATGGGCAGATTGTATTAAATGCAAACATTTTCCAATATGCGACGAAATAGCGCTCATCAAAACTATTTAG
- a CDS encoding lytic transglycosylase domain-containing protein, which produces MCFRVSTRFLNTDNNYEKQLTALKNFDLPNTFLKDSIFISMNEDVEMYKTKHFLRELESGDKFVPILQKKMKEAGVPPEFLYLAMTESSFDPFSSSSAKASGIWQFIPETARRYGLVENAFVDERRDPVKSTEAAIVYLQRLHDLFGKWYLAALAYNCGEGTVTKAIAKAGTDDINVLLDESQKYLPKESRLYIRKILMMSFISGSTDIMLENGSEYLLNRANNATFVKVPVPSGTSLKDVAESIGISLRELRSYNPHLKHAFTSPLGEKSYLYIPQDRQITFTQNFDQTKQPQKYAVYNTQKGDSLQSVAKKYGMNYQSLMELNNLKSAALKPKTEIIVPLGTTTHSSATVASSNNVEKLYVIKAGDTIETVSKKYDIPVAQLIKTNKKKNALVKVGESIVIPKN; this is translated from the coding sequence TTGTGTTTCAGAGTCTCCACGCGTTTTTTAAATACCGACAATAATTACGAAAAACAACTTACCGCCCTTAAAAATTTCGATCTTCCAAATACCTTTTTGAAAGATTCTATTTTTATTTCTATGAATGAAGATGTTGAAATGTACAAAACAAAACATTTCCTACGTGAATTAGAAAGTGGTGATAAATTTGTTCCAATTTTGCAAAAAAAGATGAAAGAAGCAGGCGTTCCACCAGAATTTTTATACCTTGCAATGACGGAGTCTAGTTTTGATCCTTTTTCCTCTTCTTCAGCCAAAGCTTCAGGTATTTGGCAATTTATTCCTGAAACGGCTCGCCGTTATGGCTTAGTCGAAAATGCTTTTGTGGATGAGAGACGCGATCCTGTTAAATCGACGGAAGCGGCAATTGTTTATTTGCAACGGCTACACGATCTTTTTGGTAAGTGGTATTTAGCTGCACTCGCTTACAATTGTGGTGAAGGCACGGTCACCAAAGCGATAGCAAAAGCTGGAACGGATGATATTAATGTTCTCTTAGATGAGAGCCAAAAGTACCTTCCCAAGGAAAGCCGACTCTATATTCGCAAAATCTTGATGATGAGTTTTATCTCTGGGAGTACAGACATTATGCTTGAGAACGGTTCGGAATACCTTCTGAATCGTGCCAATAATGCAACGTTTGTAAAGGTTCCCGTCCCAAGTGGTACAAGTCTTAAAGATGTGGCAGAAAGTATTGGCATTTCGCTACGTGAATTAAGATCGTATAATCCACATCTGAAGCATGCTTTTACTTCGCCTCTTGGTGAAAAAAGTTATTTGTATATTCCTCAAGATCGTCAAATTACATTTACTCAAAATTTTGATCAAACCAAACAACCGCAAAAATATGCTGTGTATAACACCCAAAAAGGTGATTCCCTACAAAGTGTTGCAAAAAAATACGGTATGAATTATCAATCGTTAATGGAACTTAATAATTTAAAGAGTGCTGCACTGAAACCAAAAACAGAGATTATTGTGCCTCTTGGTACCACTACACATTCTTCAGCAACGGTGGCATCGTCAAATAATGTCGAAAAATTGTATGTCATAAAAGCAGGGGATACAATTGAAACGGTATCAAAAAAATACGATATTCCTGTCGCACAATTGATAAAAACCAATAAGAAAAAGAATGCACTTGTAAAAGTGGGAGAGAGTATTGTTATACCAAAAAACTAG
- the ybeY gene encoding rRNA maturation RNase YbeY, whose product MLLIENEFNIALHVKMLEQICEEHTPKEVELLIIDGDSMQELNLAHRGMDKTTDVLSFPIDDFPHAPLGSIVINHELAAQKAKELGHSVEEEITLLFIHGMLHLLGFDHEVDHGEMRAKEEEWIKQYNLPASLIVRTEE is encoded by the coding sequence ATGCTACTGATTGAAAATGAGTTCAATATCGCTTTACATGTAAAAATGCTGGAGCAGATTTGTGAAGAACATACTCCAAAAGAAGTTGAGCTTCTTATCATTGATGGGGATAGTATGCAGGAGCTTAATTTGGCACATCGGGGCATGGACAAAACCACGGATGTCCTCAGCTTCCCCATTGACGACTTTCCTCATGCTCCACTAGGTTCCATCGTTATCAATCATGAATTGGCGGCACAAAAAGCGAAAGAGCTTGGACACAGTGTGGAAGAAGAGATTACCCTTTTGTTTATTCATGGAATGCTTCATCTTTTGGGTTTTGACCATGAAGTTGATCACGGAGAAATGCGTGCTAAAGAAGAGGAATGGATTAAGCAGTACAATCTACCTGCCAGCCTAATCGTGAGAACAGAGGAGTAG
- the hisB gene encoding imidazoleglycerol-phosphate dehydratase HisB produces MQTLQRITKETHISVELEINGTGQANIATGIGFFDHMLEAFTKHSLIDLTLTCKGDTHIDFHHSVEDVGIVLGQALRASIYPIESVERYGNAVVVMDEAAVECALDLSNRAYLVYEVEMEGKVGEFDVELAEEFFRAVIINAGISAHIIARRGKNKHHLLEAAFKAFAVALRRSLVKNERAGIPSTKGVL; encoded by the coding sequence ATGCAAACACTACAACGCATAACCAAAGAGACACATATTAGTGTAGAATTAGAGATCAATGGTACAGGTCAAGCAAACATCGCTACAGGTATTGGTTTTTTTGATCATATGCTAGAAGCCTTTACCAAGCATTCCTTGATCGATTTAACCCTTACATGTAAAGGTGATACACACATTGATTTTCATCATAGTGTTGAAGATGTAGGTATTGTTCTTGGTCAGGCTTTACGTGCTTCGATATACCCCATTGAAAGTGTAGAACGTTATGGTAATGCAGTCGTTGTTATGGATGAAGCAGCCGTTGAATGTGCATTGGATCTTAGCAATCGTGCTTATTTAGTCTATGAAGTAGAGATGGAAGGCAAAGTAGGCGAATTTGATGTGGAACTGGCGGAAGAATTTTTTAGGGCGGTCATCATCAATGCTGGTATTAGCGCACACATTATTGCACGTCGTGGTAAAAATAAACATCACCTTTTGGAAGCCGCATTTAAAGCTTTTGCTGTAGCACTACGTCGGAGTTTAGTCAAAAATGAGCGTGCAGGAATCCCAAGCACTAAGGGTGTTTTATAA
- a CDS encoding septal ring lytic transglycosylase RlpA family protein yields MLYQKTSGLSLCVVMLLVFYGCASKHDSYSYRSRGGATMAAPDGSGPINDSPAMHKATMRPYTIDGVTYTPTMVSVGDTFSGISSWYGKDFHGKKTSNGEVYNMYDMTAAHKTLPMNTMLKVTNLKNNKSIIVRVNDRGPFVGTRIIDLSYTAATRIDLVANGTGPVGIEVLGFAGVVAPAGAPKESVVETDYFIQIGAFRSKDGATRFAQSNMNVNNRYNAVVKEGTFENKPMYRVWLKGFGSEAEASDFIAKGPFKGSFIVRE; encoded by the coding sequence TTGTTATACCAAAAAACTAGTGGATTGAGCCTTTGTGTTGTAATGCTTTTGGTATTTTACGGATGCGCTTCTAAACACGACTCTTATTCTTATCGCTCACGAGGAGGTGCTACAATGGCAGCTCCTGATGGCAGTGGCCCTATAAATGATTCGCCTGCAATGCATAAAGCGACGATGCGTCCTTATACGATTGATGGTGTAACTTATACACCAACGATGGTGAGCGTAGGAGATACGTTTAGTGGTATTTCCAGCTGGTATGGTAAAGATTTTCATGGTAAGAAGACTTCCAATGGTGAAGTTTACAATATGTATGACATGACCGCTGCGCATAAAACACTTCCTATGAATACAATGCTTAAAGTAACTAACCTTAAAAACAATAAAAGTATTATTGTTCGTGTTAACGATCGAGGCCCTTTTGTTGGAACACGTATCATTGATCTTTCCTATACGGCTGCAACACGTATTGATCTTGTTGCCAATGGAACAGGCCCTGTGGGTATTGAAGTTCTAGGTTTTGCGGGAGTGGTTGCACCTGCTGGTGCACCAAAAGAGAGTGTTGTTGAAACCGATTATTTCATCCAAATTGGTGCCTTTAGAAGTAAAGATGGAGCAACACGTTTTGCTCAAAGCAATATGAATGTCAATAATCGCTACAATGCGGTCGTAAAAGAGGGTACATTTGAAAATAAACCGATGTACCGTGTATGGCTTAAAGGATTTGGCAGTGAAGCAGAAGCCTCAGACTTTATTGCCAAAGGGCCTTTCAAAGGCTCATTTATTGTAAGGGAATAG
- a CDS encoding TatD family hydrolase yields MIIDTHCHLDDARFRDDVDAVITKAYEQGVQGIIIPGADINDLSYARELSYRYEHIFFAAGIHPYNHEQYDEKILRSFLKDEKCIAVGECGLDYFRLPEDVEEKQTEKQRQQVVFAQHIALAREFKKPLIVHIRDANEDSKQILLKEKACEVGGVLHCYNASKHLLDLADKGFYFGIGGVLTFKNAKNLVEVLPLIPRDKLLIETDAPYLTPMPHRGERNEPSYTLLVAAKMAELLNISVTELHNLTSKNAFSLFKALEKIKLVTI; encoded by the coding sequence ATGATTATAGATACCCATTGCCACTTGGATGATGCGCGTTTTAGAGATGATGTTGATGCTGTTATTACAAAAGCGTATGAGCAAGGAGTTCAGGGCATCATCATTCCTGGCGCAGATATTAACGATCTTAGTTATGCACGAGAACTCTCTTATCGTTATGAACATATCTTTTTCGCTGCGGGTATTCATCCGTACAATCATGAACAATATGACGAAAAAATACTACGGTCTTTTTTGAAAGATGAAAAATGTATTGCCGTGGGTGAATGTGGTTTAGATTATTTTAGATTACCTGAAGATGTAGAAGAAAAGCAGACTGAAAAGCAGAGACAACAGGTTGTCTTTGCTCAGCATATTGCGCTTGCAAGAGAGTTTAAAAAGCCACTCATTGTTCACATTCGAGATGCCAATGAAGATAGTAAGCAGATTTTATTGAAGGAAAAAGCGTGCGAAGTAGGTGGTGTTTTACACTGTTATAATGCGTCTAAACATCTTTTAGATTTGGCTGATAAAGGCTTTTACTTTGGTATAGGCGGCGTTTTAACGTTTAAAAATGCCAAGAATTTAGTTGAAGTATTACCGCTCATTCCTCGTGATAAACTGCTCATCGAAACGGATGCACCGTACCTTACTCCCATGCCTCATCGAGGTGAGCGCAATGAGCCAAGTTATACACTTTTGGTTGCAGCGAAGATGGCGGAGCTTTTAAATATAAGTGTCACCGAACTTCACAATTTGACCTCAAAAAATGCTTTTTCACTCTTTAAAGCTTTAGAAAAGATAAAGTTAGTTACAATCTAA
- the yihA gene encoding ribosome biogenesis GTP-binding protein YihA/YsxC codes for MIKVKNAFFVKSASKMEETTPEGMSEVAFIGRSNVGKSSIINALTNKKGLAKSSSTPGKTRLINFFQIILDKDGESYHAQLVDLPGFGYAKVSHSLKAEWQKNLTDYIKKRVSIRVFVHLVDSRHPFLEIDQAVHTYLSEIVRPDQTILRIFTKLDKLKQSEISLIKKNYPDAILVSSSSKKGVDKALDAIFLTLFGAES; via the coding sequence GTGATTAAAGTCAAAAATGCCTTCTTTGTGAAGTCTGCTTCCAAAATGGAAGAGACTACACCAGAAGGGATGAGCGAAGTTGCTTTTATTGGACGTAGTAATGTGGGTAAAAGTTCCATTATTAATGCACTTACCAATAAAAAAGGGCTTGCCAAAAGCTCTTCAACACCGGGTAAGACACGTCTTATTAACTTTTTTCAAATCATCTTGGACAAAGACGGTGAAAGTTACCACGCACAACTAGTGGATCTTCCAGGTTTTGGCTATGCCAAAGTATCGCATAGCCTCAAAGCAGAGTGGCAAAAAAATCTAACGGATTATATTAAAAAGCGCGTTTCAATCCGTGTTTTTGTTCATCTTGTTGATTCTCGTCATCCCTTTTTGGAGATAGATCAAGCGGTACATACCTATCTCAGTGAAATTGTAAGACCCGATCAGACTATTTTACGTATTTTTACCAAACTTGATAAATTAAAACAGAGTGAGATTAGCCTGATTAAAAAGAATTATCCGGATGCCATTTTGGTCTCAAGCAGTAGCAAAAAAGGGGTAGATAAAGCACTTGATGCTATTTTTTTAACGCTTTTTGGAGCTGAGTCATGA
- the lptC gene encoding LPS export ABC transporter periplasmic protein LptC yields MAVRLLVYSTLLFFAMMLFLIIKEPYTINIVDQNGNLVPDIELFNAQNYQIKEGSIESIVHADRVARYKDFDKLYVINAGHKTKEGLHGTLISDEGTLRDNVMHFQTNSHYAREDGVALDGEDIFYDLKKEILSSEKPFDFRQKQSRSHGLSFVYQMKEGTISATNIHSFIQQLGKK; encoded by the coding sequence TTGGCTGTAAGATTACTGGTATATTCAACACTTCTTTTCTTTGCAATGATGCTCTTTTTAATTATTAAAGAGCCTTATACGATTAATATCGTAGATCAAAATGGGAATTTAGTTCCTGATATAGAACTTTTTAATGCTCAAAATTATCAGATCAAAGAGGGTAGTATTGAAAGTATCGTGCATGCAGATCGTGTAGCACGTTATAAAGATTTTGATAAACTGTATGTCATTAATGCAGGGCACAAGACCAAAGAGGGATTACATGGTACGCTCATATCGGATGAAGGCACTCTTCGAGATAACGTCATGCACTTTCAAACCAATTCTCATTATGCTAGAGAAGATGGTGTTGCCCTAGATGGTGAAGATATTTTTTATGATCTTAAAAAAGAGATTTTAAGCAGCGAAAAGCCCTTTGATTTTAGACAGAAGCAGAGCCGTAGTCATGGGCTTTCATTTGTTTATCAGATGAAAGAAGGCACAATAAGTGCCACTAATATACACTCATTTATACAACAACTAGGGAAAAAGTAG